In bacterium, the following are encoded in one genomic region:
- the murB gene encoding UDP-N-acetylmuramate dehydrogenase, whose product MIQPQKNVPVAQYTNYKIGGVAREMYFPTDTDEFIGILKHLMENAVPYYILGGGTNVLVGDRYWDGAVIITIGMNRYETFDDCIVCGAGLKSSLVSEIALDRGKTGLEFMYLLPGTIGGALAMNARYDMKSISDVFLELVAVHPDRGKKTFRKEDIDFAYKKTGIIREGWLIAELTLLWEDGDSDDIRKHMADIESRRTGDHHFDYPSCGCVFKNVHRDNMQAGRLLDELGLKGFSVGDAQVSLYHANFVVNTGKATARDVLAVIEHIERVVKEKRGIELEREVQLVGAF is encoded by the coding sequence ATGATTCAACCTCAAAAAAACGTTCCCGTCGCCCAGTATACGAACTACAAAATCGGCGGTGTCGCGCGGGAAATGTATTTCCCGACGGATACGGATGAATTTATCGGGATTCTTAAACATCTCATGGAAAACGCCGTTCCCTATTATATCCTCGGAGGCGGAACGAACGTTCTGGTCGGCGACCGTTACTGGGACGGTGCTGTTATCATAACCATCGGGATGAACCGGTACGAAACATTCGACGACTGTATCGTATGCGGCGCCGGACTGAAATCGTCGCTCGTGAGCGAAATAGCTCTCGATCGCGGGAAAACCGGCCTCGAGTTCATGTATCTTCTGCCAGGAACCATCGGCGGGGCGCTTGCCATGAATGCCCGGTACGACATGAAAAGTATTTCGGACGTGTTCCTCGAACTGGTCGCCGTGCACCCGGACCGGGGTAAAAAAACCTTTCGGAAAGAAGATATTGATTTCGCCTATAAAAAAACCGGAATCATCCGGGAGGGTTGGCTCATCGCCGAACTGACCCTGTTGTGGGAGGACGGCGACAGCGACGATATCAGGAAGCACATGGCCGATATCGAGAGCCGCCGCACCGGGGATCACCATTTCGATTACCCCTCGTGCGGCTGTGTGTTCAAGAATGTCCACAGGGATAATATGCAGGCAGGACGGCTTCTCGATGAGCTCGGCCTCAAGGGATTCAGCGTCGGGGACGCGCAGGTTTCCCTCTACCATGCAAATTTTGTGGTCAACACCGGCAAGGCTACTGCAAGAGATGTGCTCGCGGTCATCGAACACATCGAGCGCGTGGTAAAAGAGAAAAGAGGAATCGAGCTCGAGCGCGAGGTGCAGCTCGTGGGGGCGTTTTAA
- a CDS encoding glycoside hydrolase family 20 zincin-like fold domain-containing protein, whose amino-acid sequence MLRIVIWYFPLVVCFASLLHAEVVPMTSQEEIRFIRHLIPLPHEISIRQKVTVKPSDIVITLRKNATDIERNAAREIEEMFRVKTGSVPSGKGFAIIIGVADKQGKLDGVAIKQYGRLESLPNSAQAYIIQPEGSTALLLTGLDGRGVYYAAVTLRQLMEPFITAQTVTIPCADVVDWPDMEERGLWNFDHPEEWIPWMASVKLNYGKMATTQLHTVERGKKNEATIDKDLMLKARLMAFNYLPFIMHFNFLHDYGLFRAYPELAGVGDSALSGRYFAHKGGNQHRVPCTSNPLFTRILTEWMTSIASQGAGEISCWLSERPAQCGCKECTATGQFVLEARACVNAWREARKTYPDLTIRLFISTTTSEKYYRVLAETPPEVRIERCCASWVERVTRMPRDVYVNPLFDSYAAEGRWIASYDVPLGAYGRVDTPEYKVPCSSAHRIRDYVSHLVRRNWKGAYGMLAWGSIYTGGDKGKETYGFNTNALAEWSWNLKGRTEKEFAIAWATREGYENPEAVGEWSELMGPVEFDVYDSEFPVVYSWGQAVQMVEKRTRPYLGGGIFRYYTSPDDFDTKIAACDRALAIAGKFGSPHLANETRVVRSYVNLAKYIYLIAEQVATDSLTTLESQEILRGNLAHLKTCGEDNTLAIKTWRTALGPEPWHYRVYDAIKGTETTVNEIADIIAGKYFY is encoded by the coding sequence ATGTTGAGAATCGTTATATGGTATTTCCCCCTCGTCGTTTGTTTCGCTTCTCTCCTTCATGCGGAGGTTGTACCGATGACATCCCAGGAAGAAATCAGATTTATCAGGCATCTCATACCGCTTCCTCATGAAATTTCCATCAGACAAAAAGTCACCGTAAAGCCGTCCGATATAGTAATCACTCTTCGTAAAAACGCTACCGACATCGAACGGAATGCCGCCCGCGAAATCGAGGAGATGTTCCGTGTTAAAACCGGTTCCGTACCTTCCGGCAAAGGATTCGCTATCATCATCGGTGTCGCGGATAAGCAGGGTAAGCTCGATGGTGTGGCGATCAAACAGTATGGAAGGCTTGAATCCCTTCCCAACAGCGCCCAGGCGTACATCATTCAGCCGGAAGGAAGCACAGCGCTCCTGCTCACCGGTCTCGATGGCAGGGGTGTCTATTACGCGGCGGTGACGCTTCGTCAGCTCATGGAGCCGTTTATAACCGCTCAGACGGTTACCATTCCGTGCGCCGATGTGGTCGACTGGCCCGACATGGAAGAGCGCGGACTCTGGAACTTCGACCATCCCGAAGAATGGATACCGTGGATGGCATCGGTAAAGCTCAATTACGGCAAAATGGCGACAACACAGCTTCATACGGTCGAGCGGGGCAAGAAAAACGAGGCGACCATCGACAAAGACCTCATGCTGAAAGCCCGTCTCATGGCGTTTAACTATCTCCCGTTCATCATGCACTTCAATTTTCTCCACGATTACGGCCTCTTCAGGGCATACCCTGAGCTCGCGGGGGTTGGCGACAGCGCCCTTTCTGGAAGGTATTTCGCTCACAAAGGCGGCAATCAGCACCGTGTCCCGTGCACATCGAATCCGCTGTTTACCCGGATTCTCACCGAATGGATGACAAGCATCGCCTCGCAGGGAGCCGGCGAGATAAGCTGCTGGCTCAGCGAGCGTCCCGCGCAGTGCGGCTGTAAAGAATGTACCGCGACCGGGCAGTTCGTTCTCGAGGCGCGTGCTTGTGTCAATGCATGGCGTGAAGCACGGAAAACGTACCCCGATTTGACCATCCGCCTGTTCATATCGACAACCACTTCTGAGAAGTATTACCGGGTGCTTGCCGAAACACCGCCCGAAGTCAGGATCGAACGGTGCTGCGCATCCTGGGTAGAGCGGGTCACCCGCATGCCGAGGGATGTCTATGTCAATCCCCTCTTCGATTCATATGCCGCCGAGGGACGGTGGATAGCCAGTTACGATGTCCCGCTCGGCGCCTACGGCCGGGTGGATACACCCGAATACAAGGTTCCCTGCAGCTCGGCTCACCGTATCAGAGATTATGTGAGCCACCTCGTGCGTCGCAACTGGAAGGGCGCGTACGGCATGCTCGCATGGGGCAGTATTTACACCGGCGGTGACAAGGGGAAGGAAACGTACGGGTTCAATACAAACGCGCTTGCCGAGTGGTCATGGAACCTGAAAGGTCGCACGGAAAAGGAATTTGCCATCGCATGGGCCACCCGCGAAGGATACGAAAATCCGGAGGCTGTCGGCGAATGGTCGGAGCTCATGGGCCCTGTGGAATTCGATGTCTACGATTCCGAATTCCCCGTCGTGTATTCGTGGGGTCAGGCTGTTCAAATGGTCGAAAAGCGCACCCGGCCCTATCTCGGCGGGGGTATATTCAGATACTACACAAGCCCGGATGACTTCGACACAAAAATCGCCGCTTGCGACCGGGCGCTCGCTATTGCCGGGAAGTTCGGGAGCCCGCATCTGGCCAATGAAACCCGGGTCGTCCGCTCGTATGTCAATCTGGCGAAGTACATATACCTCATTGCCGAACAGGTTGCGACTGACTCTCTTACAACGCTCGAAAGCCAGGAAATCCTCCGCGGCAACCTCGCACACCTCAAAACTTGCGGGGAGGATAATACACTCGCAATCAAGACCTGGCGCACGGCGCTCGGCCCCGAGCCATGGCATTATCGTGTCTATGACGCCATCAAGGGCACCGAGACGACTGTTAATGAAATTGCAGACATAATCGCAGGAAAATATTTCTATTGA
- the rpmB gene encoding 50S ribosomal protein L28: MSRECEICGKKRMLGNNVSHANNKSRREFRPNLVNVRAKVGKTTMRIRICTRCLRSGKIVKA, encoded by the coding sequence ATGTCACGTGAGTGCGAAATCTGCGGAAAAAAGCGCATGCTCGGCAACAATGTCAGTCATGCCAATAACAAATCGAGACGGGAATTCAGGCCGAATCTTGTCAATGTCCGTGCAAAGGTCGGAAAAACGACCATGCGGATAAGAATCTGCACACGGTGTCTCAGAAGCGGTAAAATCGTCAAGGCCTGA
- a CDS encoding radical SAM protein, with translation MKDNQTDERLGILLLYPDDKRAALGSPGFRQVFRTFSCADDVTVDWGWYDERTGRVILECRTWEKQCYNVVALSVPFELLYGNAVRILSALNLEPEKEKRKLNDPVVVIGGAAPTINPSVARVLADIVCIGEAEAFFSELLRILQSYRFSGAARRLTPMTGTPVPENVQVAPDISLPPESIDSSMLDGFDDPALCAFEDAGLVEVGRGCSRGCRFCAAGHIYLPVRHRAVDDVLRDARTYKGKAGRIGLVGASVSDHRHLKEIFRGLLDLGFGLTTSSFRADMIDDELVGLLAAGGLRTVTIAPEGGSERIRRIINKNLTEDRILDAVKTCNRAGIRGLKLYYMVGLPWECRSDITAIIDLTAKIHSIFRGPGKKITVSVNPFIPKPQTPFQWCGMAEPGYIEKVYRTLKRGFLKMSGLSFKPMSVRTAVREAVISLGDGAVGKALVETVRDEVPWKKALVRHGIDINRLVHSDKPPEIIFPWDDITGEKRKAALRASYEKAQLTAQDVQET, from the coding sequence ATGAAGGATAACCAGACCGACGAGCGTTTGGGAATACTCCTGCTCTATCCTGATGATAAACGGGCGGCGCTCGGTTCGCCGGGATTCAGGCAGGTGTTCAGAACATTCTCCTGTGCGGACGATGTTACCGTAGACTGGGGATGGTACGACGAACGGACCGGACGTGTCATCCTCGAGTGCCGTACATGGGAAAAGCAGTGCTACAACGTTGTAGCTCTAAGCGTGCCGTTCGAACTCCTCTACGGAAATGCCGTGCGGATTCTATCGGCGCTCAATCTGGAACCGGAAAAGGAGAAACGGAAACTCAATGACCCCGTCGTAGTGATCGGAGGCGCCGCACCGACCATAAATCCCTCCGTCGCGCGGGTTCTTGCAGATATTGTCTGTATCGGGGAAGCGGAAGCATTTTTCTCCGAACTGTTACGGATTCTCCAGTCTTACCGATTTTCAGGGGCGGCCAGGCGACTCACCCCCATGACAGGTACGCCAGTACCTGAAAACGTTCAGGTCGCCCCTGATATCTCTTTACCTCCTGAGTCAATCGATTCATCCATGCTGGACGGTTTCGACGATCCCGCGCTGTGCGCGTTCGAGGATGCGGGACTGGTCGAGGTCGGCCGAGGCTGTTCGCGCGGCTGCCGTTTCTGCGCCGCCGGTCATATCTATCTCCCCGTAAGGCACCGTGCCGTGGACGATGTGCTGCGCGACGCCCGCACTTATAAAGGAAAAGCCGGACGTATCGGGCTTGTCGGAGCATCGGTATCAGACCATCGCCATCTCAAGGAGATTTTCCGTGGATTGCTCGATCTCGGTTTCGGCCTGACAACCTCATCGTTCCGAGCCGACATGATCGATGATGAACTTGTCGGGCTGCTCGCGGCGGGAGGGCTCAGGACTGTGACCATCGCGCCTGAAGGCGGGAGCGAGCGCATACGGCGGATAATCAACAAGAATCTGACCGAGGACAGGATACTCGATGCGGTCAAAACATGTAATCGTGCCGGTATACGGGGTCTCAAGCTGTACTACATGGTGGGACTTCCCTGGGAGTGCCGGTCGGACATAACCGCGATTATAGATCTTACCGCAAAAATTCACAGCATCTTTCGCGGTCCCGGAAAGAAGATAACCGTGTCGGTCAATCCCTTCATTCCAAAGCCGCAGACGCCCTTCCAGTGGTGCGGTATGGCCGAGCCCGGATATATCGAGAAAGTGTACCGTACCCTGAAGCGTGGATTTCTGAAAATGTCGGGCCTGAGCTTCAAGCCCATGAGTGTCCGTACTGCGGTCAGGGAAGCGGTCATTTCACTCGGCGACGGAGCGGTCGGCAAGGCTCTCGTTGAAACGGTACGGGATGAGGTTCCATGGAAAAAAGCGCTCGTCCGGCACGGTATAGATATCAACCGGCTCGTACACAGCGATAAACCGCCAGAGATTATATTCCCCTGGGACGATATTACCGGGGAAAAAAGAAAAGCGGCGCTCCGTGCTTCCTATGAAAAAGCACAGCTCACCGCTCAGGATGTTCAGGAAACGTGA
- the ftsZ gene encoding cell division protein FtsZ yields MNIEIDMAMYGAANIKVIGVGGAGGNAVNRMINSNLKGVEFIAANTDKQALDINQANIKIQIGTNLTKGLGAGADPEKGRKALEENSDKIYEVLQGADMIFITAGMGGGTGTGASPLIGEIAREIGALTVGVVTKPFLFEGATRQRIAVQGVNALKDVVDTLIVVPNQRLLAIAERNMPFTEAFKMADNVLFQATKGISDIINVPGIVNVDFMDVRTVMKEMGDAIMGTGSAGGENRGRLAAEQAINSPLLENVSIKGARGVLLNITGGPDMGLYDIDQAAMLIYEEAGEGANIIFGAVLDENLKDEVRVTVIATGFNTVGENQEEEPNIASFVDFEASSPSFDIKRAVMDAAGMVKDDHDQRVVTGGTIKRFERGGRNDLDYPTFLRRTAD; encoded by the coding sequence ATGAATATTGAAATCGACATGGCGATGTACGGGGCCGCGAATATAAAAGTAATAGGGGTCGGAGGCGCTGGTGGAAACGCGGTGAACCGAATGATAAACTCCAACCTCAAAGGTGTCGAGTTTATCGCTGCGAATACCGATAAACAGGCGCTCGATATCAACCAGGCGAATATTAAAATCCAGATAGGAACAAACCTTACAAAGGGTCTGGGAGCAGGCGCTGATCCGGAAAAGGGCAGAAAAGCTCTCGAAGAAAACAGCGACAAAATCTATGAGGTGCTTCAGGGCGCCGATATGATCTTTATAACCGCCGGAATGGGAGGCGGAACGGGTACCGGCGCCTCGCCGCTCATCGGCGAAATCGCCCGGGAAATCGGGGCTCTCACCGTCGGCGTCGTAACCAAGCCTTTCCTCTTCGAGGGTGCCACACGGCAGCGGATCGCAGTTCAGGGCGTCAACGCGCTCAAGGATGTGGTCGATACGCTGATTGTCGTGCCGAACCAGCGTCTCCTCGCTATCGCCGAGCGGAACATGCCCTTTACGGAGGCGTTCAAAATGGCCGATAATGTGCTGTTTCAGGCCACCAAGGGTATTTCAGATATCATCAACGTGCCGGGAATCGTGAATGTGGACTTCATGGATGTCCGGACAGTGATGAAAGAGATGGGTGACGCGATCATGGGTACCGGCTCGGCAGGCGGAGAAAACCGCGGCCGTCTCGCGGCGGAACAGGCGATCAACAGCCCGCTCCTCGAAAATGTCTCTATAAAAGGTGCGCGGGGTGTTCTTCTCAATATTACCGGCGGGCCGGACATGGGACTGTACGACATCGATCAGGCGGCCATGCTCATTTACGAAGAAGCGGGCGAGGGTGCAAACATCATTTTCGGCGCTGTTCTCGATGAGAATCTCAAGGATGAGGTCAGGGTGACCGTCATCGCCACAGGATTCAATACGGTCGGGGAAAATCAGGAAGAAGAACCGAATATAGCATCGTTTGTGGATTTCGAAGCCAGCAGCCCCAGCTTCGATATCAAGAGAGCAGTCATGGATGCCGCGGGAATGGTAAAGGACGATCATGACCAGCGTGTTGTAACGGGCGGAACGATCAAACGGTTCGAGCGCGGCGGAAGAAACGACCTCGATTATCCGACGTTTCTGAGAAGAACGGCCGATTAA
- the ftsA gene encoding cell division protein FtsA, translating into MSKENIIVGLDIGTTKIATVIARYEDDGKPTIIGVGTSSCEGLKRGVVINLEKTVEGITKSVNDAELMAGVEVRDAYVGIAGDHIKSLNSRGVIAVSRPDHTITEKDIERVIDAARAIRLPEDREIIHIIPQEYIVDNQDGIRNPLDISGVRLEAEVHIVTGMMTSIQNVVKCVNRAGIEVHELVLEPLASAYAVLTSDERELGCAVLDIGGGTTDLAVFHEDAIRYTSVIGIGGKNVTQDIAIGLRTPVENAEAIKIEQGYALKSMIPKNVTFDVPGTGGREPRMVSLDIIGTIIEPRMEELFTLAKKEIENNEYTSLLGAGIVLTGGASLLRGTAELAEQVFDMPAKVGYPKGFSGITDIINNPAYATVLGLVIYGMQAASGDTVKDFNKPGSMNRFVTGIKKWFSDFI; encoded by the coding sequence ATGAGCAAAGAGAATATAATAGTGGGGCTTGACATCGGGACCACCAAGATCGCCACGGTTATCGCCCGGTATGAGGATGATGGCAAGCCGACTATCATCGGCGTCGGGACGAGCTCGTGCGAGGGTCTCAAACGGGGAGTCGTGATAAATCTCGAGAAAACCGTGGAAGGTATCACAAAATCGGTCAACGATGCCGAGCTTATGGCAGGTGTAGAGGTACGGGATGCCTATGTGGGGATTGCGGGCGACCATATCAAGTCGCTCAATTCACGCGGGGTTATTGCGGTATCGCGGCCCGATCATACCATTACCGAAAAAGACATCGAGCGTGTCATCGATGCGGCCCGGGCGATCAGACTTCCCGAAGACCGCGAGATTATCCATATCATTCCCCAGGAGTATATCGTCGACAACCAGGACGGCATCAGGAATCCGCTCGACATCTCCGGTGTCCGTCTCGAAGCGGAAGTACACATTGTCACCGGGATGATGACATCGATACAGAATGTGGTGAAATGCGTGAACCGCGCGGGTATCGAAGTGCACGAGCTCGTACTCGAACCGCTCGCCAGTGCTTATGCCGTGCTGACCAGCGACGAGAGGGAACTGGGATGCGCCGTTCTTGATATCGGCGGCGGAACGACCGACCTGGCTGTTTTCCACGAGGATGCCATACGATATACATCGGTTATCGGGATAGGAGGCAAGAACGTCACACAGGATATCGCGATAGGTCTGAGGACGCCGGTAGAAAACGCCGAAGCGATCAAAATCGAGCAGGGATATGCTCTGAAATCCATGATTCCGAAAAATGTAACCTTTGATGTCCCCGGCACAGGCGGACGGGAACCGCGGATGGTGTCGCTCGATATTATCGGGACTATTATCGAGCCCCGTATGGAAGAGCTCTTTACCCTGGCGAAAAAGGAAATTGAAAACAATGAATATACCAGCCTGCTCGGTGCCGGAATCGTGCTGACCGGCGGAGCATCGCTCCTTCGGGGCACCGCCGAACTCGCGGAACAGGTATTCGATATGCCTGCAAAGGTCGGGTATCCCAAAGGATTCAGCGGTATCACCGATATTATCAACAATCCGGCATATGCTACCGTGCTCGGATTGGTTATCTATGGTATGCAGGCGGCAAGCGGAGATACGGTTAAGGATTTCAATAAACCCGGTTCCATGAACCGGTTTGTGACAGGAATAAAAAAGTGGTTTTCGGATTTCATATAA
- a CDS encoding FtsQ-type POTRA domain-containing protein, with the protein MKKRTSEKINNSPKWKQRQVASRRKSPGSHRSGGGSGGFGGGIVRFLAGCAVLCAVFWFAGIPVVRMIASYPVFNIRDVKIKGAQYLDSEKLMTTAGIETGTNIFALDLENISQSLKTAFTTENIIVYRRLPNTIVIEVRERKPVALLNMNTLVGVDKDGVPLPHIGADMVETLPIVTGIKSVTSLSDSTVKSRLLTGLKMLDRISKDAPAVYARISEVDVSNTADMGISLVDNGLQVIIGDRDWKQKIPNLEKVINEVTWRRNDAKAVDLRFGEKVIVRK; encoded by the coding sequence ATGAAAAAAAGAACGTCCGAAAAAATAAACAACAGCCCGAAGTGGAAACAGAGACAGGTTGCTTCGAGGCGAAAATCTCCCGGCTCGCACAGGTCCGGGGGCGGATCAGGAGGTTTCGGCGGCGGTATTGTCCGTTTCCTTGCCGGATGCGCCGTTCTATGTGCGGTTTTCTGGTTTGCAGGGATTCCGGTTGTTCGCATGATTGCGTCGTATCCGGTATTCAATATCAGGGATGTGAAAATTAAAGGCGCGCAGTATCTCGATTCCGAAAAGCTCATGACAACCGCCGGTATCGAGACCGGAACAAATATATTTGCCCTCGACCTTGAGAATATTTCACAATCGCTTAAAACAGCGTTTACCACAGAGAATATCATTGTTTACAGGAGACTGCCCAATACAATCGTCATCGAGGTTCGGGAAAGGAAACCTGTCGCGCTGTTGAACATGAATACCCTTGTCGGCGTCGATAAAGATGGCGTTCCTCTTCCCCATATCGGGGCCGATATGGTGGAGACGCTGCCGATTGTTACAGGTATCAAGTCGGTTACGTCGCTCTCGGACTCAACGGTGAAATCACGGCTTCTGACCGGTTTGAAGATGCTCGACCGGATATCGAAAGATGCGCCTGCCGTATATGCGAGGATTTCTGAAGTTGATGTGTCGAACACGGCGGATATGGGTATCAGCCTCGTCGACAATGGATTGCAGGTCATCATCGGAGATCGCGACTGGAAACAGAAGATTCCGAACCTTGAAAAAGTGATCAATGAAGTGACCTGGCGCAGGAACGACGCTAAAGCTGTAGACCTTCGCTTTGGCGAAAAAGTTATTGTCAGAAAATGA
- the murC gene encoding UDP-N-acetylmuramate--L-alanine ligase, whose protein sequence is MTQRVRNIHLIGIGGSGMSGIAEILVNLGFTVTGSDLRKTPVTDRLESLGARIFIGHKAENVDGRDVVVYSSAVRQTNHEIIAARERKIPVIGRPEMLAELMRMKYGICIAGTHGKTTTTSMTGLVLTKGNIDPTIIVGGRVAGYGGGAKIGQSHYLVLEADEYDRTFLKLTPVIAVVTNIDLEHLDCYQDMDDISAAFLEFVNKVPFYGSVILCIDDSGVQGIIPDVTRRMVSYGISRQADVRAENVVFRGVNTSFDVLSRGSCLGNISLGIPGVHNIRNALAAVAVGIEMGLPFETISGALGEFRTVERRFEIKGEECGVMVVDDFAHHPSEIIASLKGVRAGFDRRVVAVFQPHLYSRTRDFHEEFGRAFMNSDVLVVTDVYPAREEPIEGITGKLVSDAAQAAGHRNVTYIENRDKVARAVKKIVRDGDMVITYGAGDIYRVGTELLGMLKEDGCTNTTDKT, encoded by the coding sequence CTGACACAGCGCGTCAGGAATATACACCTTATCGGAATCGGCGGTTCGGGTATGAGCGGTATTGCGGAAATCCTTGTGAACCTCGGTTTCACCGTGACAGGATCGGACCTTCGCAAAACGCCGGTAACCGATCGGCTTGAATCCCTCGGCGCCCGCATATTTATAGGACACAAGGCCGAAAATGTGGATGGGAGAGACGTTGTCGTGTATTCCTCCGCTGTCAGGCAGACCAATCATGAAATTATAGCCGCCCGCGAGCGTAAAATCCCCGTCATCGGAAGACCGGAGATGCTCGCCGAACTCATGCGCATGAAATACGGTATCTGTATTGCCGGGACACACGGCAAGACGACCACGACGTCCATGACGGGGCTGGTGCTTACCAAAGGAAACATCGATCCCACCATTATCGTGGGGGGACGGGTGGCCGGATACGGCGGCGGCGCGAAAATCGGGCAGTCACATTACCTTGTTCTCGAAGCGGACGAGTACGACAGGACGTTTCTCAAGCTCACGCCGGTCATTGCCGTGGTTACGAATATCGATCTCGAGCATCTCGACTGTTACCAGGATATGGATGATATAAGCGCCGCGTTTCTCGAATTTGTCAACAAAGTGCCGTTTTATGGCTCGGTAATACTCTGCATCGACGACAGCGGCGTTCAGGGTATCATACCCGACGTGACAAGGAGGATGGTCTCGTATGGTATATCCCGACAGGCAGATGTCCGGGCCGAAAATGTGGTGTTCAGGGGAGTGAATACATCGTTCGATGTTCTCTCGCGGGGATCGTGCCTGGGGAACATCTCCCTCGGCATTCCGGGAGTTCATAATATCAGGAACGCCCTTGCCGCTGTCGCTGTCGGAATCGAGATGGGGCTGCCGTTTGAAACCATTTCCGGGGCGCTTGGAGAGTTCAGGACGGTCGAGCGCCGGTTTGAAATAAAAGGGGAGGAATGCGGCGTTATGGTTGTCGATGATTTCGCCCATCACCCCTCCGAGATCATTGCGAGCCTCAAGGGTGTCCGGGCCGGATTTGACCGGCGCGTCGTCGCGGTCTTTCAGCCGCATCTTTATTCACGAACCCGTGATTTTCACGAGGAATTCGGGCGGGCTTTCATGAATTCCGATGTGCTCGTTGTAACCGATGTGTACCCCGCGCGCGAGGAACCGATCGAAGGGATAACCGGAAAGCTTGTTTCGGATGCTGCACAGGCCGCCGGGCACCGGAATGTGACATATATCGAAAACCGGGATAAGGTTGCCCGTGCGGTGAAAAAGATTGTCCGTGACGGCGACATGGTTATCACCTACGGTGCAGGGGATATATACCGTGTCGGAACGGAATTGCTCGGAATGCTGAAAGAAGACGGTTGTACCAACACTACGGATAAAACATAA
- the murG gene encoding undecaprenyldiphospho-muramoylpentapeptide beta-N-acetylglucosaminyltransferase, with protein sequence MFAGGGTGGHVYPALAVAEEILQRQPGTEVLFVGGTKGNERRIVARWGYPFEGLPVMGMPRKLSPALAGFAWKLGVSILRSRRLLRAFRPTVVMATGGYVSGPPMIAAWSLGIPFVIQEQNSFPGVTNRKLARFADIVFLGFEDAVPSFNGKAETVVTGNPVRKGIDVAQRENSARFFGLDPSKKTVLVFGGSQGSRAINRAFSEIVDSLADRDIQVIWQTGDLGHEIYSDYDGRSGGRIRVLAYIDTMEQAYAAADLVVARAGAMSIAEITACGIPALFIPLPTAAANHQEHNARALVRAGAASMILERDLTSQVLAQEILGIVMSGERLGAMSEASKKFGKKDAAGDIAGIIIERYGSN encoded by the coding sequence ATGTTTGCCGGCGGCGGAACAGGCGGCCATGTATATCCCGCTCTTGCGGTTGCCGAGGAGATACTCCAAAGGCAGCCCGGCACCGAGGTTCTCTTCGTGGGCGGAACAAAGGGCAATGAACGCAGGATCGTCGCCCGCTGGGGCTACCCGTTCGAGGGCCTGCCGGTCATGGGCATGCCGAGAAAACTTTCCCCTGCTCTGGCAGGTTTCGCATGGAAACTGGGCGTTTCGATTCTGAGGTCGCGCAGGCTTCTCCGCGCCTTCAGGCCTACCGTGGTCATGGCCACCGGAGGATATGTTTCAGGGCCGCCGATGATTGCCGCATGGAGCCTGGGCATCCCCTTTGTCATTCAGGAGCAGAATTCATTTCCGGGAGTTACCAACCGCAAACTGGCGAGATTTGCAGACATCGTGTTTCTCGGTTTTGAAGATGCGGTTCCCTCTTTCAACGGAAAAGCAGAGACAGTTGTCACGGGTAATCCGGTTCGGAAGGGTATCGATGTCGCACAGCGTGAAAATTCAGCGCGGTTTTTCGGTCTCGATCCCTCCAAAAAAACTGTCCTTGTTTTCGGCGGAAGTCAGGGTTCCCGTGCAATCAACAGGGCATTTTCGGAGATAGTTGATTCGCTCGCCGACCGTGATATTCAGGTAATCTGGCAGACCGGCGATCTGGGACATGAGATATATTCAGATTACGATGGCCGTTCCGGGGGAAGAATCAGGGTTCTGGCCTATATCGACACCATGGAACAGGCATATGCAGCCGCTGACCTCGTGGTTGCCCGCGCCGGGGCGATGAGCATAGCGGAGATTACGGCGTGCGGTATTCCGGCGCTTTTTATTCCGCTCCCGACCGCTGCGGCGAACCATCAGGAGCACAATGCCCGTGCGCTTGTCCGGGCCGGCGCGGCGTCCATGATCCTCGAACGCGACCTCACGTCACAGGTGCTCGCGCAGGAGATTCTCGGAATTGTGATGTCCGGGGAGCGTCTCGGGGCAATGTCGGAAGCATCGAAAAAATTCGGGAAAAAGGATGCGGCGGGCGATATCGCAGGAATAATCATTGAGCGGTATGGAAGTAATTAA